A single Aggregatilinea lenta DNA region contains:
- a CDS encoding FAD-binding oxidoreductase: MSEQSARTVIDNLDRKDLDELSARFAGRLIRPGDGDYDDARAVWNGMIDRHPALIARCSAVADVAAATKFARTHGLPVSVRGGGHHVAGSAVADSGLVVDLTDMTRVDVDPAARTIRAEGGARWGELDHAAQRYGLATPGGVVSDTGIAGLTLGGGFGWLRRTYGLSCDNLVSVEMVTAAGSVVTASETENPDLFWAVRGGSGGLGIVTSFEYRLHPVGPDLMVAVVFYPGDAAHDVLRFYRKYAASTPDEVNTFAILGVVPELEDLPVEAHGQPCVLLLGCYVGPIDEGERALQPLREAAAPIADLSGPMPYVELQTFWDEDYPAGELHYYWRSLFLNGLGDDALNALIGLAREAPSPLSTLDIWQLGGAISRVAPDATAFSRRTAPYLLGIEANWASPEDDAANVAWARRVAQTMLPFSDGGQYVNFAVPTTQDPASPQAMFGPNHHRLAEIKARYDPDGLFRAG, encoded by the coding sequence ATGTCTGAACAGAGCGCCAGAACGGTGATCGACAACCTTGACCGGAAAGACCTTGACGAACTATCAGCCCGATTCGCGGGACGTTTGATTCGCCCCGGAGACGGCGACTACGACGATGCACGCGCCGTTTGGAACGGCATGATCGACAGGCATCCGGCGCTCATTGCGCGCTGTAGCGCTGTCGCGGACGTGGCGGCGGCAACCAAGTTCGCCCGCACACACGGCCTGCCTGTGTCCGTGCGCGGGGGTGGGCATCACGTCGCGGGCAGCGCGGTTGCTGATAGCGGGCTGGTCGTCGATCTCACCGACATGACGCGTGTGGATGTTGATCCCGCCGCACGGACGATCCGCGCGGAGGGCGGCGCGAGATGGGGCGAGCTGGATCATGCCGCGCAGCGTTACGGGCTGGCGACGCCGGGCGGTGTGGTATCGGATACCGGCATCGCCGGGCTGACGTTAGGCGGTGGCTTTGGCTGGCTGCGTCGCACCTATGGCTTAAGCTGCGACAACCTCGTGTCGGTCGAGATGGTTACCGCTGCTGGCAGCGTGGTCACCGCCAGCGAAACGGAGAATCCCGATCTGTTCTGGGCCGTTCGCGGCGGCAGCGGCGGCCTGGGCATCGTGACGTCGTTCGAGTACCGCCTGCATCCCGTCGGCCCCGACCTGATGGTCGCCGTCGTATTTTACCCCGGCGACGCGGCGCACGACGTGCTGCGCTTCTACCGCAAGTACGCCGCCTCGACGCCGGATGAAGTCAACACCTTCGCCATTCTGGGGGTAGTGCCAGAGCTTGAGGATCTGCCGGTCGAAGCCCACGGCCAGCCGTGTGTGCTGCTCCTGGGCTGCTATGTAGGCCCTATTGATGAGGGCGAGCGCGCCCTACAGCCCCTGCGCGAAGCGGCTGCTCCAATCGCCGATCTGAGCGGTCCGATGCCGTATGTTGAACTGCAGACGTTCTGGGACGAAGACTATCCGGCGGGTGAGCTGCATTACTACTGGCGGTCGCTGTTCCTCAACGGACTTGGCGACGACGCGCTCAATGCACTGATCGGTCTCGCCCGTGAGGCGCCCTCCCCACTCTCGACGCTCGACATCTGGCAGCTTGGCGGCGCGATCAGCCGCGTCGCGCCGGATGCGACGGCCTTTAGCCGCCGCACCGCGCCCTACCTGCTCGGCATCGAGGCGAATTGGGCCAGCCCGGAGGACGACGCAGCCAACGTCGCCTGGGCCAGACGGGTTGCGCAAACGATGCTGCCATTTTCGGACGGCGGCCAGTACGTCAATTTCGCCGTCCCGACGACCCAGGACCCCGCCTCACCGCAGGCGATGTTCGGGCCGAACCACCACCGGCTGGCGGAGATCAAAGCTCGCTACGACCCGGATGGCCTTTTCCGCGCGGGGTGA
- a CDS encoding MFS transporter: MPNRNTLRTFYILILTQTFSMIGSQMTGFAVAIKVFNDTDQATPLTLVSFLSILPRVLSANIAGVLADRWDRRYVMVIADIGQAVTTLLLLITFVTGTFELWQLYVLTAFSSVFGVFQGPAFDAAVTMLVPDRHRDRANAIRQLTGPSSGLIGPVLAGLLFAVIGAAGVMLIDLFTFAVAMIVVLLVHIPRPRQTAEGLAASGTMWKEAQAGFRYIWQHRALMALLLNISLVNFLLSGAMTLNTPYVLRLTNSEALLGVLSSVTSAGALIGGVIMGAWGGTRPRIHTIMPGLILIGVGLAFYGVSRSAITLGASAFFMMLWVPMINASFLSVMQAKTPPDLQGRVFAAEMQLSLLMMPLSYLIAGPLTDKVLEPAIGTGAWDLVAPLVGREPGAGIGLIMLFNGTLLAVTSALTYALPLIRRFEQTMPDYTPVDEGDQPGDASTSDTGTFTAATPTAAG, translated from the coding sequence ATGCCCAACCGGAATACGCTGCGGACCTTCTACATCCTCATCCTCACGCAAACATTCTCGATGATCGGCAGCCAGATGACTGGCTTCGCCGTGGCGATCAAGGTTTTCAACGATACGGATCAGGCCACGCCGCTGACGCTGGTGTCTTTTCTGTCGATCCTGCCGCGTGTCCTGTCGGCCAACATCGCGGGGGTGCTCGCGGATCGCTGGGACCGCCGCTACGTGATGGTCATCGCGGACATCGGGCAGGCGGTCACGACGCTGCTGCTGCTGATCACCTTCGTCACCGGGACGTTCGAGCTGTGGCAGCTTTACGTGCTGACCGCGTTCTCGTCCGTGTTCGGCGTGTTCCAGGGTCCGGCCTTCGATGCCGCCGTGACGATGCTGGTGCCGGACCGTCACCGCGACCGGGCCAACGCCATCCGCCAGCTCACCGGGCCGTCGTCGGGCCTGATCGGGCCGGTGCTGGCCGGGCTGTTGTTCGCAGTCATCGGCGCGGCAGGTGTAATGCTGATCGACCTGTTCACGTTTGCCGTCGCGATGATCGTCGTGCTGCTGGTGCACATCCCCCGCCCCCGGCAAACCGCCGAAGGTCTGGCCGCGTCCGGCACGATGTGGAAGGAAGCGCAGGCCGGGTTCCGCTACATCTGGCAGCATCGCGCGCTGATGGCGCTGCTGCTGAACATCTCACTGGTCAATTTTCTGCTGTCCGGCGCGATGACGCTCAACACGCCTTACGTGCTGCGCCTGACCAACAGCGAGGCCCTGCTGGGCGTGCTGTCGAGCGTGACCAGCGCGGGCGCGTTGATCGGCGGCGTGATCATGGGCGCCTGGGGCGGCACGCGGCCCCGCATCCACACGATTATGCCCGGCCTGATCTTGATCGGCGTTGGGCTGGCATTTTACGGCGTGAGTCGCAGCGCGATTACGCTGGGCGCGTCCGCGTTCTTCATGATGCTGTGGGTGCCGATGATCAACGCCTCGTTCCTGTCTGTGATGCAGGCCAAGACGCCGCCAGACTTGCAGGGGCGCGTGTTCGCGGCGGAGATGCAGTTGTCGCTGTTGATGATGCCGCTGTCGTATCTCATCGCGGGGCCGCTCACGGATAAGGTGCTGGAACCGGCCATCGGCACGGGCGCGTGGGATCTGGTCGCGCCGCTGGTCGGCAGGGAGCCGGGCGCGGGCATCGGCCTGATCATGCTGTTCAATGGGACGCTGCTCGCGGTGACGTCGGCGCTGACGTACGCCCTGCCGCTGATCCGTCGCTTCGAGCAGACCATGCCCGATTATACGCCGGTGGATGAGGGCGATCAGCCCGGCGACGCCTCCACGAGCGACACCGGAACGTTCACCGCCGCCACCCCGACCGCCGCCGGATGA
- a CDS encoding aldo/keto reductase — protein sequence MECRKLGTSDLELTTLGLGTWALGGGDWQYGWGSQDDSESINTIHRALDLGMNWLDTAAVYGLGRSEEVVGKALRDRRDKVILATKCGQRWNDDGSTFRHSGPESLRREVEDSLRRLQTDHIDLYQIHWPDLDTPLEESWATLASFVKEGKVRYIGVSNYSAEQMAAIQSIHPITSLQPPYHLLERNVEDEILPFCRENNIGVVAYSPMASGLLTGRFDINRVAENDWRRGDSKFQEPQLSRNLAFVEALKPIAARQGKTVAHLAVAWTLRDPVVTSAIVGARSIAQAEQIMEGADYRLSEQDLADIDAAYQATL from the coding sequence GTGGAATGCCGAAAATTAGGGACAAGTGACCTTGAGCTGACCACCCTTGGCCTGGGCACCTGGGCGTTGGGCGGCGGCGACTGGCAGTATGGATGGGGATCGCAGGATGATTCCGAATCGATCAACACCATTCACCGCGCGCTGGACCTGGGCATGAACTGGCTCGATACCGCCGCCGTCTATGGCCTGGGTCGCTCGGAAGAAGTGGTCGGCAAGGCGCTCAGGGATCGCCGCGACAAGGTGATTCTGGCCACCAAGTGCGGCCAGCGCTGGAACGACGACGGCAGCACTTTCCGCCACTCCGGGCCGGAAAGCCTGCGCCGCGAGGTCGAAGACAGCCTGCGCCGCCTGCAAACCGACCACATCGACCTGTACCAGATCCACTGGCCGGACCTGGACACGCCGCTCGAAGAGTCGTGGGCGACGTTGGCGTCCTTCGTCAAGGAAGGCAAAGTGCGCTACATCGGCGTGTCGAACTACAGCGCCGAGCAGATGGCCGCGATCCAGTCCATTCACCCGATCACCTCGCTCCAGCCGCCCTATCACCTGCTGGAACGCAACGTCGAGGACGAGATCCTGCCCTTCTGCCGCGAAAACAACATCGGCGTAGTCGCCTACAGCCCGATGGCCTCCGGCCTGCTGACCGGTCGCTTCGACATCAACCGCGTGGCCGAAAACGACTGGCGGCGCGGCGATAGCAAGTTCCAGGAACCGCAGCTTTCGCGCAATCTGGCGTTCGTCGAGGCGCTGAAGCCCATCGCGGCGCGGCAGGGCAAGACAGTGGCGCACCTGGCCGTAGCCTGGACGCTGCGCGACCCGGTCGTGACGTCGGCCATCGTCGGCGCGCGCAGCATCGCGCAGGCCGAGCAGATCATGGAAGGGGCGGACTATCGCCTGAGCGAGCAGGATCTGGCCGACATCGACGCCGCGTATCAGGCCACCCTGTAG
- the coxB gene encoding cytochrome c oxidase subunit II, with amino-acid sequence MTPKPFPIKRQWVALVGVILAALVFPATVFAHGPVSGGVSNDVFNDLFTTMMWIATPIFLIVEILLLFAIIRYRRRSHDEMPKQVHGNTPLELSWTIGGFVVIAVVFVLGYQVMRENKLVSAGPETEFTPDLTIHVNGYMFNWDYEYFLADGDETGVMTTRDLYIPANKNVLLEIESKDVQHSFWVPKLAGKVDAVPGYTNTMLLNVDKTGTYEGQCAEYCGLNHYAMLINVHVMDPAEFDAWLSDQVVQESEFQPVGTDLSVELPNGNSDEGEQLVYDLGCTACHADNKDQPSGPAFQRMSMDAHHVEGYSPEQYLHESIVLPCEQLTEGYDQCIMPQDYGERMDADDLADVIAYITAVGQYEPGPQPGPRK; translated from the coding sequence ATGACTCCCAAACCCTTTCCCATCAAGAGGCAGTGGGTTGCGCTGGTTGGCGTGATCCTGGCTGCGCTGGTGTTCCCGGCGACCGTGTTTGCCCACGGGCCTGTGAGCGGCGGCGTAAGCAACGACGTCTTTAACGATCTGTTCACCACCATGATGTGGATCGCCACGCCGATCTTTCTCATTGTGGAGATCCTGCTGTTATTCGCCATCATCCGCTACCGGCGGCGCTCGCACGACGAGATGCCGAAGCAGGTGCATGGTAACACACCCCTGGAGCTGAGCTGGACCATCGGCGGATTCGTCGTGATCGCGGTCGTGTTCGTGCTCGGCTATCAGGTTATGCGCGAGAATAAGCTGGTCAGCGCCGGGCCGGAAACGGAGTTCACCCCGGACCTGACGATCCACGTCAACGGCTACATGTTCAACTGGGATTATGAATATTTCCTCGCCGATGGCGACGAAACGGGCGTGATGACCACACGCGACCTGTACATCCCGGCGAACAAGAACGTGCTGCTCGAAATTGAGTCGAAGGACGTGCAGCACAGTTTCTGGGTGCCCAAGCTGGCCGGTAAAGTGGACGCCGTGCCGGGCTACACCAATACCATGCTGCTTAACGTGGATAAAACAGGCACGTATGAGGGCCAATGCGCCGAGTACTGCGGCCTGAACCACTACGCCATGCTCATCAACGTGCACGTCATGGATCCGGCGGAGTTCGACGCGTGGCTCAGCGATCAGGTCGTGCAGGAAAGCGAGTTCCAGCCGGTGGGCACCGATCTCAGCGTCGAGCTGCCGAACGGCAACTCCGACGAGGGTGAACAGTTGGTCTATGACCTCGGCTGTACCGCCTGCCATGCCGATAACAAGGACCAGCCCTCCGGCCCGGCGTTCCAGCGCATGTCGATGGACGCCCATCACGTCGAGGGCTACTCACCGGAACAGTACCTGCACGAATCGATCGTGCTGCCGTGCGAACAACTGACCGAAGGCTACGATCAGTGCATCATGCCCCAGGACTATGGTGAGCGCATGGATGCGGACGATCTGGCAGACGTCATCGCCTACATCACCGCCGTGGGTCAGTACGAGCCAGGGCCTCAGCCCGGCCCCAGAAAATAA